A stretch of DNA from Melospiza melodia melodia isolate bMelMel2 unplaced genomic scaffold, bMelMel2.pri scaffold_70, whole genome shotgun sequence:
ggcaaaggaactctctgagctcatactcatactcacggttaaaatgtaccagatctacacaaatcactacatttaaacacgataaataccatcactgacattcttccactcgcttctctgcagggcacttctgtccctgcccccgcagcctgctgcagccggcgcctcaggcctcactcggctgcttcaaacacgggtagtactgacccccccgcactgtaggtttgctctcttttatacaccatacacatatacacttgcacgattagaaacacagtgcaccgaccacacaatgcacacattaaccatacagcaacacagtgtccggacatcacacacacacaaacaaagcacacatggGCTCAActgttctgctctatcagaactatgaacccccaacacacatacaggttcacccggctcaccccccgagtcactagcggtctgctctatcagaacgatgaaccccgtctctaatacagctgctccatcagctgaacccagacgtctctgggtggtttactcccttgctctcctttccctcccccgggggcccctcagtacatactgtatcttcctccgcaggccagcaggtccttgtctgtcctcgcaggtggcaagttgagacgagcggagccccaccaggaaaaaatcctagggcgcgccttggaggtccatctatccccccctgcccctgcggggacagagaactcctggctggctcgccataatgttttgtggagaaaagaagaaacctcacaactttataaaagttgtaaagcccggtatgcttttattacgacacgtgctggacgcaagtcccccaacaaggcatgcgtacctctgaagacctcaggtcgtcttttatccccctcccaaatgcatatgcatacagtttcacaataagttcatacatattcattctgcgtgacatttagcactagttcttctttatcagaggaattcctaggtctggggcagatcgaccttgcggtaatttctgtttttctttctctgtctccttgctgtctctgcatgcgagtttttccttcagctttggcctcacagacttttcacctctcttagacacttcacctaattcagaatggatctttgcTCTGTCTCAAtactacagggcctcatggaaccaaggggcaattgtgatgctgcaggaccccaaggatccaagaacatggaaaagttctggttggcttggcctgactggtccagctgaccttggcatgttgagggttggttctcatctgcccctaaaaccctggacttctgtgttttccttcctgtgggaaagaacacTCCCActtctccaggggttcatgggtgaaattgggattccacatcgAAATTCAGTTATATCGAAGGATGATTCCtctatgaaacctgccagaacaaacagctctgggtggccttggcatcttgggggccacctctcatctgccttcaaaacactggggggctgtgcttttttttgtcatggaaaaatcatctttcaagtgcaggcattcatagccaaaattgggaatctgcctccaaaataccttatatccaaggacagctccaagacaaaagctgccaggactgtctaggttcccttggcttcctgagggccagctctcctctgcctttgaaactctggggctctgtactttccctcCTATGGAAAAAAACTGTCCAGGtttgtccaggtgcccatggacaaaactgggatttggcctcccaagCTCCATCtacccaaggactgctcccagacaaaagttgccaagacaaacaggtctggcttgccttggcctccttggggctgcctccaatcagcctttgaaacactggggctctgccctttccttcctgtggagaagaacagCCATTCTGGTCCAAGCAATCATGGCTTAAATGAAATTCCACcttcaaaactccacaaatatccaagggttgatttcagacaaaagctgtaaggaaagacaggtctggctggccttggcctctggtgactgcctctgatctgccttcaagaccctggggctctgtggtttccttcctgtagaatgGAACTGTCCCtcttgaccaggtgcccatggcctctagcacatgagcactgtatagggctaaagtgctcagtggggtggagactgaggacagcagaggagagccctggcagggactgaagcGTGCTTTCAGAGTTGGTGAATAATTCTGACAAAGTAGAGAACAGCCTGAATagaaaaaaatcaatgccaaGGGTGACTGGGGAGGCCCAGTTTGGGAACAAGGAGAAAGGAatctccctcccagggcagggctgtggtgcagcacatccccagcaggagcctggagcagcccccaggctttgtgtgggtaggcagaggcaggcaggaggcagagcagtcagcaaaagaagggcccagccaggtggggcagctgggggatgacaactgcctgcagggacagaggcacaggccagggacacagtagcacagcctgggctgcacagggcacagggatgggcagcagctgcaagacagccctgacggagccaacttgggcagcattttggccatggctgctggccctgggcgtgaggcaggagcaggagacaagtgaccctcgcaggcctggggcctcattgcctccttgtccctgctcagcagcctggcaggggatgCTCCATGCTACTgaccttgccattgcacatccccatatgccagtgcccatcccgggaagagccctgagcaaggagggagggacaggatctgcctggcctggggctgggactcaggccttggccctttgcattcctgacacacatccaggtttgctcagcaccagagacacctttgccttgcttgtccccagatgtcatcactgcctccagtgttctgctctaactggaacctgtgggacccattaaaacttcaagaaaatttggagttacaatttaattttgagttcttgagaagttttctgaacactctctcagggactgagtctgaggtaaacaacaccaaagacccaagaggctcattaaagtccttgtgctgtgtctgtgctgctgagctttaaaggaacagctcttccctggaccagctcctctcccagcccagcagggctgagggctctgcctgcaggcactgagggaacaggagccaggcagagacaggctgaaggcaatcaggattgggaagacattgagctgagacttcacttggggaaacatcttcacagccgtgtgcatggtgagtgtgtgtgtgcagggcaatgtcccctgtgctcctggagggatctcctgaagcaaGCATACCCCACAGCCtgagggatgtgtcaggaggactctcccagatTCTCTGTGGTGGAGGTGGGGGGAGGGGGGCGGGggagggaggatgtgctgcagagcagggctgccgtGGGCACCATCAGagagacagggcaggatggctcctgctgccagggacggctgcacggggtgaagctggggctgcagccagggctgctcagagctccagctcatgcccagctcatttctgagggGACTTTTCATAAGCTCATTgagggcaggagtttcctgcttgggtctctgctttcctgaatctgtgctcccacttttccctggctcagcttggtggcaatggaaactcagctgtgcagggcagagcaggggctgagacttaaaccatcaccctgaggattcctgggcacctcatgAAGTGCCTGCACCAGCCCAGCCTCCAGACCCATCCAGCATCACATTTCCatgatgcccaggctgggggagctgttctttaatccctgcagggccaagCAGCTGTAGGGCAGGGCtagcccaggggctgggctgggctctggcagctctggcagggaaggagcccggggccacaggagcagctcaggctgggacagttccagcagcagagccgtgggcagggagggagggagggaggcggtGCTGAGGgaggccctgctgcagggcagatgtggcacctgctgggcctgccctgcagggcagacactgccctgagcagcacagctcttgtgtcccctcgcagacAGCACAGCCCTCatcccgggggctcggggccctcaatCCCTCCTAGGctggcagtgcagccccagagatgaaaggcatctctgcagccatgtgcccattccctgctgaccagggcctgagggccactgtcctgccctgctgctgcctggcaggggctgggcagggctgggcagggaaaggcttttcctcaggcccggctctctctctctccttgccttgcccaggtgctgctggcattgctgaggggctctctgcaatggcagttccagctgcagagccaggcccagcccttgggctcctcctgtgcaggctgagcacagcaatcgggtgtcccagctccctgtgcccagggagtcctgggcagggcagcctgggaggctggcaatgagcccactctcctgactctgggaaaggcaggagccactttgtgtggcagggatccctctgctctcagctgtgtctcctggctgtccagggtaacacgggagtggatctcagaaaggtgcaagccCAGGgtagctggaacaggagagagggacagagcagatcCCCTCAGTCTGCGCTGAGCCTCAGACAATCTTCCCACCTCACTGGATgatcagctctccccaggtgcaccagaatctctcattctgcctcctgcaatccccatcccttcacccataCAGCTCCTCTGCTTTAGgagaagattctttatccaagtccAAACAGCAGGACGTTcccctgccctcactgtcccgctgcactgactgggggtcagggctgactcccaggtgtcctgcagatcAAGATCCAGCTTCtgacacagcattggccagcagcaatcagggctccagcaacagaaGTGAGGAAAGTTCCCCTAGACATAGAAAAGGGCAGGTGTTTAGTGGCAGGAAAGTGTCTATGAGAAATGGCTTTGACTTTTCTGTGAGGAATCCCTCTTAAATATCACTGTAATTCCTccttcaaaaggttccaatgCCTGGAGGCactgcaaatgtccaacagcagctccatcaggcacttcctcctgctggcattggcagacacgcggcagctgcagctcctgcacttctgcctcttgctgggcatctccctggcggCTCTCCTGggaaacggcctcatcatcagcgccgtagcctgcggccaccacctgcacacacccatgttcttcttcctgctcaacctggccctcactgacctgggctccatctgcaccactgtccccaaagccatgcacaattccctctgggacaccagcaccatctcctacactggatgtgctgctcagctctttttctttacgttcttcattggagcagaggtTTCTCTCCTGActatcatgtgctacgaccgctacgtgtccatctgcaaacccctgcactatgggaccctcctgggcagcagagcttgtgcccacatggcagcagctgcctgggccagtgcctttctcactgctctcgcacacacggccaatacattttccctgcccctgtgccatggcaatgccctgggccagttcttctgtgaaatccctcagatgcTCAAACTCTCCTGCATCAAATCCCAACTCCAGGAAGTGGGGCTCATTGCTTTTAGCTCCtctttatcatttggttgttttgtgttcattgttttctcctatgtgcagatcttcaggatcgtgctgaggatcccttctgagcagggacggcacaaagccttttccacctgcctccctcatttggccgtggtctccctgttcatcagcactgttatctttgctcacctgaagcccccctccatctcgtccccatccctggatctggccctgtcagttctgtactcagtggtgcctccagccctgaaccccctcatctacagcctgaggaaccaggagctcaaggctgcagtgtggagacagatgactggatggtttcaggaaacattaaactgctggccaatttctgcaaatcacttgtaaaaatggccatctttgatacttcttgatggtttcattttgggggttgcttttctttgttttacttttattCATACTGTCCACAACTAAATgtcagtgtttgtgccatttctcattttgtgtctctccaccttccctgtggccacagactgcatcaatgaggggctgcgctccctgtggctttaaaggaactaaaggatcccccagcagagttttctgcacaaatgcccttttgttgccttctctggagctgcagcagcaatggctgtgtgcagagctgggggcagatcagtgctggcccagcagctgtgccaagcagcagcagcacttggtgttgccagtgctgctgccagggccctgcccccctgccctggtggccctggtgttgctgcacggcctgagtgctcttggggccgggcacagtcctgggggtggcagtgccggggctgcagcagggacaggccatgggcactgctggggtagtgctgacgcctcaggccaggccctgggggctccagcctccttgcccaggctctctcaagaacacggccaggccaatgctcagtacagaaaagccccgtgagcagccctaggctggccatgggcaggctgggggcaaacagtgtggctggggctctgcaaggcccctgggggagatgggaaggaacagcagagcaggggctgacccATCCCcactgtgctgcacagcccagggcagcgtcccagagcgtcctgatggagctgccaataacatcccccctctgcagccctggcctctcccccagctcacacaggtgtcccatccttgcaggcacagacacggcagcactggctcaggagcccctgtttgcattgcacagagcagggggagcacccccatgctgttggtgtggggacatgaacctgagggagcacaaatgccatcagctcctggggccagcaagggctgggggacagcagggaaaccactcagctttgttctggcctctgcagtcagccagaaagtttgttcccatcagctaggagtttcctgtcccactgcagacactgttgctcagagccagggctgcttggCAGACACCCCCAAACTGCTccaagcatttccttggcttcacctttgctttctttcttttttcctgatccagatttcttcatgttgcccatccctgtcccctcccatgcaaacagcccatccctgtttgccctttcctctctagcCCCACTCTCCATTGCatttcctgacttggcaccatgggaacgtcccttggggagcaggatcattttacaagtgctgcaggaattgtctgcagactcctgcagtgcctggtgctgctcccttgccagcgtcaccccaggccaggggggcacatctgggctgccgtgtctggctctggggctgcctgttctgggcaatgaggaggagctgcagaggctctgcaggactgacaggatgggctttggggctggcaggagaagctgagggacctgggctgctggagcttctgaagaggaggcccagggctcctcctgcaactgctccaagggtgctttcagagaatcccagaatcagcaaggctggaaaagtccttggagatcatcaagtccaacctctgcccagAACACCGCCTTGTGTCCTCTGAGCCTCCCTttgtccaggataaacaaccccagctccctcagccactcctcacaggacttgtgttcctgacccctcaccagccttgttgctcttctctggacacactgcagcccctccatgtccttcctaaattggtgggcacagaactgcaaacagcacttgatgtgctgcccaagcagtgctgagcacaggggaagaatcactgccctgctcctgctggccacaccattcctgatccaggccaggagcctgtggccttcttggccacctgggcacactgctggctcatgtccagcctgctgtccatcagtccctgcaggtccctttctgcctggctgctgtccagccactctgcccccagcctgtagcactgcaggggttgttgtggccaaagtgtcaggacctggcacttggacttgttaaacctcaccttattgggtttggcccctgcctctatcctgtcctggagccctgctcccagcatgagtccagttgctgctcctgtgtgcttccagttttcttgtcactcccaggattttcctggtcaCTTCctctcactcctggcaggatccctccccgttcccagtatgagcccaggcactcacagtcattcccaattatgatgcaatttattcccaacatgatcccagttgcttctagttgctcccactttcatccagtgtattcccagttctcccagttgcccctagtatagtcccagtatctcccagtatgatcccagtctctcccagcagggccacagtcactcacacttgcccccagttgccctcagtgatgtcccagtcaccacctgcatggtctcaggcactcccagtatatccca
This window harbors:
- the LOC134413993 gene encoding olfactory receptor 14J1-like, whose amino-acid sequence is MSNSSSIRHFLLLALADTRQLQLLHFCLLLGISLAALLGNGLIISAVACGHHLHTPMFFFLLNLALTDLGSICTTVPKAMHNSLWDTSTISYTGCAAQLFFFTFFIGAEVSLLTIMCYDRYVSICKPLHYGTLLGSRACAHMAAAAWASAFLTALAHTANTFSLPLCHGNALGQFFCEIPQMLKLSCIKSQLQEVGLIAFSSSLSFGCFVFIVFSYVQIFRIVLRIPSEQGRHKAFSTCLPHLAVVSLFISTVIFAHLKPPSISSPSLDLALSVLYSVVPPALNPLIYSLRNQELKAAVWRQMTGWFQETL